One genomic segment of Manis pentadactyla isolate mManPen7 chromosome 1, mManPen7.hap1, whole genome shotgun sequence includes these proteins:
- the LOC118927856 gene encoding histamine N-methyltransferase-like, translating to MASSMRSLFSDHSRYIESFRRFLDDSTEHQCMQEFMDNKLPDVIARIGNTKSEIKILSVGGGAGEIDLQILSKVQAQYPGAHINNEVIEPSAEQITKYKELVAKTSNLENIKFAWHKETSSEYQNRMMEKKEVQKWDFIHMIQMLYYVKDISATLKFFHSLLATNAKILIILVSGTSGWDKLWRKYGSRLPRDDLCQYVTSSDLTQMLEKSGIKYECYNLLSTMDISDCFIDGNENGDLLWDFLTETCNFSKTAPPDLRAEIMKDLQEPEFNVKKEGKVLFNNSLSFIVVEA from the coding sequence ATGGCATCTTCCATGAGGAGCTTGTTTTCTGACCACAGCAGATATATTGAATCTTTTCGGAGGTTTCTCGACGATTCCACGGAGCACCAGTGCATGCAGGAATTCATGGACAACAAGCTGCCAGATGTAATAGCAAGGATTGGAAatacaaaatcagaaattaagaTTCTAAGTGTTGGTGGAGGTGCAGGTGAAATTGATCTTCAAATTCTCTCTAAAGTGCAAGCTCAATACCCAGGAGCTCATATCAACAATGAAGTCATCGAACCAAGTGCTGAACAAATCACCAAGTACAAAGAGCTTGTAGCCAAGACATCAAACCTCGAGAACATAAAGTTTGCTTGGCATAAGGAGACATCATCTGAATATCAAAATAGAATGatggagaaaaaagaagttcAGAAGTGGGACTTTATTCATATGATTCAAATGCTGTATTATGTAAAAGATATCTCAGCTACCCTGAAATTCTTCCATAGTCTCTTAGCTACCAATGCTAAGATTCTCATTATTCTCGTATCAGGAACCAGTGGATGGGACAAGCTATGGAGAAAGTACGGATCCCGCTTGCCACGGGATGACCTCTGCCAGTATGTAACATCCTCTGACCTCACTCAGATGCTGGAGAAGTCAGGAATTAAGTATGAATGTTACAACCTTCTATCCACCATGGACATATCTGACTGTTTTATTGATGGCAATGAAAATGGAGACCTGCTATGGGATTTTTTGACAGAAACCTGCAACTTTAGTAAAACAGCACCACCTGATCTCAGAGCAGAAATTATGAAAGATCTACAAGAACCTGAATTCAATgtaaagaaagagggaaaagttctttttaataatagtctGAGTTTCATAGTGGTTGAGGCATAA